The Macaca nemestrina isolate mMacNem1 chromosome 12, mMacNem.hap1, whole genome shotgun sequence genome contains a region encoding:
- the LOC105469532 gene encoding splicing factor 1 isoform X1, with the protein MATGANATPLGKLGPPGLPPLPGPKGGFEPGPPPAPGPGAGLLAPGPPPPPPVSSMGALTAAFPFAALPPPPPPPPPPPPQQPPPPPPPPSPGASYPPPQPPPPPPLYQRVSPPQPPPPQPPRKDQQPGPAGGGGDFPSKKRKRSRWNQDTMEQKTVIPGMPTVIPPGLTREQERAYIVQLQIEDLTRKLRTGDLGIPPNPEDRSPSPEPIYNSEGKRLNTREFRTRKKLEEERHNLITEMVALNPDFKPPADYKPPATRVSDKVMIPQDEYPEINFVGLLIGPRGNTLKNIEKECNAKIMIRGKGSVKEGKVGRKDGQMLPGEDEPLHALVTANTMENVKKAVEQIRNILKQGIETPEDQNDLRKMQLRELARLNGTLREDDNRILRPWQSSETRSITNTTVCTKCGGAGHIASDCKFQRPGDPQSAQDKARMDKEYLSLMAELGEAPVPASVGSTSGPATTPLASAPRPAAPANNPPPPSLMSTTQSRPPWMNSGPSESRPYHGMHGGGPGGPGGGPHSFPHPLPSLTGGHGGHPMQHNPNGPPPPWMQPPPPPMNQGPHPPGHHGPPPMDQYLGSTPVGSGVYRLHQGKGMMPPPPMGMMPPPPPPPSGQPPPPPSGPLPPWQQQQQQPPPPPPPSSSMASSTPLPWQQNTTTTTTSAGTGSIPPWQQQQAAAAASPGAPQMQGNPTMVPLPPGVQPPLPPGAPPPPPPPPPGSAGMMYAPPPPPPPPMDPSNFVTMMGMGVAGMPPFGMPPAPPPPPPQN; encoded by the exons ATGGCGACCGGAGCGAACGCCACGCCGTTGGGTAAGCTGGGCCCCCCCGGGCTCCCCCCGCTTCCCGGACCCAAAGGGGGCTTCGAGCCGGGCCCTCCGCCTGCACCCGGGCCTGGGGCGGGGCTGCTGGCTCCcgggccgccgccgcccccgcccgTGAGCTCGATGGGGGCCCTGACCGCGGCCTTCCCCTTCGCGGCGTTGCCTCCGCCGCCTCCGCCGCCGCCCCCTCCGCCTCCCCagcagccgccgccgcctccaCCTCCACCGTCCCCCGGCGCCTCGTACCCGCCGCCGCAGCCGCCCCCTCCGCCGCCGCTCTACCAGCGCGTCTcgccgccgcagccgccgccACCCCAGCCGCCGCGTAAGGACCAGCAGCCGGGCCCGGCCGGCGGCGGAGGAG ACTTCCCAAGTAAGAAGCGGAAGAGGAGCCGCTGGAACCAAGACACAATGGAACAGAAGACAGTGATTCCGGGAATGCCTACAGTTATTCCCCCTGGACTTACTCGAGAACAAGAAAGAGCTTATATAG TGCAACTGCAGATAGAAGACCTGACTCGTAAACTGCGCACAGGAGACCTGGGCATCCCCCCTAACCCTGAGGACAG GTCCCCTTCCCCTGAGCCCATCTACAATAGCGAGGGGAAGCGGCTTAACACCCGAGAGTTCCGCACCCGCAAAAAGCTGGAAGAGGAGCGGCACAACCTCATCACAGAGATGGTTGCACTCAATCCAGATTTCAAGCCACCTGCAGATTACAA ACCTCCAGCAACACGTGTGAGCGATAAAGTCATGATTCCACAAGATGAGTACCCAGAAATCAACTTTGTGGGGCTGCTAATCGGGCCCAG AGGGAACACCCTGAAGAACATAGAGAAGGAGTGCAATGCCAAGATTATGATCCGGGGGAAAGGGTCTGTGAAAGAAGGGAAGGTTGGGCGCAAAGATGGCCAGATGTTGCCGGGAGAAGATGAACCACTTCATGCCCTGGTCACCGCCAACACAATGGAGAACGTCAAAAAGGCAGTGGAACAG ATAAGAAACATCCTGAAGCAGGGTATCGAGACCCCAGAGGACCAGAATGATCTACGGAAGATGCAGCTTCGGGAGTTGGCTCGCTTGAATGGGACCCTTCGGGAAGACGACAACAG GATCTTAAGACCCTGGCAGAGCTCAGAGACCCGCAGCATTACCAACACCACAGTGTGTACCAAgtgtggaggggctggccacATTGCTTCAGACTGCAAATTCCAAAG GCCTGGTGATCCCCAGTCAGCTCAGGATAAAGcacgaatggataaagaatatttGTCCCTCATGGCTGAACTGGGTGAAGCACCTGTCCCAGCATCTGTGGGCTCTACCTCtgggcctgccaccacacccttgGCCAGTGCACCTCGTCCTGCTGCTCCCGCCAACAACCCACCTCCACCG TCTCTCATGTCTACCACCCAGAGTCGCCCACCCTGGATGAATTCTGGCCCTTCGGAGAGTCGGCCCTACCATGGCATGCATGGAGGTGGTCCTGGTGGGCCCGGAGGTGGCCCCCACAGCTTCCCACACCCATTACCCAGCCTGACAGGTGGGCATGGTGGACATCCCATGCAGCACAACCCCAATGGACCCCCACCCCCTTGGatgcagccaccaccaccaccgatGAACCAGGGCCCCCACCCTCCTGGGCACCATGGCCCTCCTCCAATGG ATCAGTACCTGGGAAGTACGCCTGTGGGCTCTGGGGTCTATCGCCTGCATCAAGGAAAAG GTATGATGCCGCCGCCACCTATGGGCATGatgccgccaccgccgccgcctcCCAGTGGgcagcccccaccccctccctctgGTCCTCTTCCCCCAtggcaacagcagcagcagcagcctccgCCACCCCCTCCGCCCAGCAGCAGTATGGCTTCCAGTACCCCCTTGCCATGGCAGCAAA ATACGACGACTACCACCACGAGCGCTGGCACAGGGTCCATCCCGCCATGGCAACAGCAGCAGGCGGCTGCCGCAGCTTCTCCAGGAGCCCCTCAGATGCAAGGCAACCCCACTATGGTGCCCCTGCCCCCCGGGGTCCAGCCGCCTCTGCCGCCTGGGGCCCCTCCCCCTCCGCCGCCTCCACCGCCTGGTTCCGCCGGCATGATGTATGCCCCGCCccctcctcctccgcctcccatggACCCTTCTAACTTTGTCACCATGATGGGCATGGGGGTGGCGGGCATGCCGCCCTTCGGGATGCCTCCAGCTCCCCCACCGCCTCCACCACAGAACTAG
- the LOC105469532 gene encoding splicing factor 1 isoform X3: MATGANATPLGKLGPPGLPPLPGPKGGFEPGPPPAPGPGAGLLAPGPPPPPPVSSMGALTAAFPFAALPPPPPPPPPPPPQQPPPPPPPPSPGASYPPPQPPPPPPLYQRVSPPQPPPPQPPRKDQQPGPAGGGGDFPSKKRKRSRWNQDTMEQKTVIPGMPTVIPPGLTREQERAYIVQLQIEDLTRKLRTGDLGIPPNPEDRSPSPEPIYNSEGKRLNTREFRTRKKLEEERHNLITEMVALNPDFKPPADYKPPATRVSDKVMIPQDEYPEINFVGLLIGPRGNTLKNIEKECNAKIMIRGKGSVKEGKVGRKDGQMLPGEDEPLHALVTANTMENVKKAVEQIRNILKQGIETPEDQNDLRKMQLRELARLNGTLREDDNRILRPWQSSETRSITNTTVCTKCGGAGHIASDCKFQRPGDPQSAQDKARMDKEYLSLMAELGEAPVPASVGSTSGPATTPLASAPRPAAPANNPPPPSLMSTTQSRPPWMNSGPSESRPYHGMHGGGPGGPGGGPHSFPHPLPSLTGGHGGHPMQHNPNGPPPPWMQPPPPPMNQGPHPPGHHGPPPMDQYLGSTPVGSGVYRLHQGKGMMPPPPMGMMPPPPPPPSGQPPPPPSGPLPPWQQQQQQPPPPPPPSSSMASSTPLPWQQRSLPAAAMARAMRVRTFRAHW, encoded by the exons ATGGCGACCGGAGCGAACGCCACGCCGTTGGGTAAGCTGGGCCCCCCCGGGCTCCCCCCGCTTCCCGGACCCAAAGGGGGCTTCGAGCCGGGCCCTCCGCCTGCACCCGGGCCTGGGGCGGGGCTGCTGGCTCCcgggccgccgccgcccccgcccgTGAGCTCGATGGGGGCCCTGACCGCGGCCTTCCCCTTCGCGGCGTTGCCTCCGCCGCCTCCGCCGCCGCCCCCTCCGCCTCCCCagcagccgccgccgcctccaCCTCCACCGTCCCCCGGCGCCTCGTACCCGCCGCCGCAGCCGCCCCCTCCGCCGCCGCTCTACCAGCGCGTCTcgccgccgcagccgccgccACCCCAGCCGCCGCGTAAGGACCAGCAGCCGGGCCCGGCCGGCGGCGGAGGAG ACTTCCCAAGTAAGAAGCGGAAGAGGAGCCGCTGGAACCAAGACACAATGGAACAGAAGACAGTGATTCCGGGAATGCCTACAGTTATTCCCCCTGGACTTACTCGAGAACAAGAAAGAGCTTATATAG TGCAACTGCAGATAGAAGACCTGACTCGTAAACTGCGCACAGGAGACCTGGGCATCCCCCCTAACCCTGAGGACAG GTCCCCTTCCCCTGAGCCCATCTACAATAGCGAGGGGAAGCGGCTTAACACCCGAGAGTTCCGCACCCGCAAAAAGCTGGAAGAGGAGCGGCACAACCTCATCACAGAGATGGTTGCACTCAATCCAGATTTCAAGCCACCTGCAGATTACAA ACCTCCAGCAACACGTGTGAGCGATAAAGTCATGATTCCACAAGATGAGTACCCAGAAATCAACTTTGTGGGGCTGCTAATCGGGCCCAG AGGGAACACCCTGAAGAACATAGAGAAGGAGTGCAATGCCAAGATTATGATCCGGGGGAAAGGGTCTGTGAAAGAAGGGAAGGTTGGGCGCAAAGATGGCCAGATGTTGCCGGGAGAAGATGAACCACTTCATGCCCTGGTCACCGCCAACACAATGGAGAACGTCAAAAAGGCAGTGGAACAG ATAAGAAACATCCTGAAGCAGGGTATCGAGACCCCAGAGGACCAGAATGATCTACGGAAGATGCAGCTTCGGGAGTTGGCTCGCTTGAATGGGACCCTTCGGGAAGACGACAACAG GATCTTAAGACCCTGGCAGAGCTCAGAGACCCGCAGCATTACCAACACCACAGTGTGTACCAAgtgtggaggggctggccacATTGCTTCAGACTGCAAATTCCAAAG GCCTGGTGATCCCCAGTCAGCTCAGGATAAAGcacgaatggataaagaatatttGTCCCTCATGGCTGAACTGGGTGAAGCACCTGTCCCAGCATCTGTGGGCTCTACCTCtgggcctgccaccacacccttgGCCAGTGCACCTCGTCCTGCTGCTCCCGCCAACAACCCACCTCCACCG TCTCTCATGTCTACCACCCAGAGTCGCCCACCCTGGATGAATTCTGGCCCTTCGGAGAGTCGGCCCTACCATGGCATGCATGGAGGTGGTCCTGGTGGGCCCGGAGGTGGCCCCCACAGCTTCCCACACCCATTACCCAGCCTGACAGGTGGGCATGGTGGACATCCCATGCAGCACAACCCCAATGGACCCCCACCCCCTTGGatgcagccaccaccaccaccgatGAACCAGGGCCCCCACCCTCCTGGGCACCATGGCCCTCCTCCAATGG ATCAGTACCTGGGAAGTACGCCTGTGGGCTCTGGGGTCTATCGCCTGCATCAAGGAAAAG GTATGATGCCGCCGCCACCTATGGGCATGatgccgccaccgccgccgcctcCCAGTGGgcagcccccaccccctccctctgGTCCTCTTCCCCCAtggcaacagcagcagcagcagcctccgCCACCCCCTCCGCCCAGCAGCAGTATGGCTTCCAGTACCCCCTTGCCATGGCAGCAAA GATCCCTCCCCGCGGCGGCGATGGCCCGAGCCATGAGAGTGAGGACTTTCCGCGCCCATTGGTGA
- the LOC105469532 gene encoding splicing factor 1 isoform X8, whose product MATGANATPLDFPSKKRKRSRWNQDTMEQKTVIPGMPTVIPPGLTREQERAYIVQLQIEDLTRKLRTGDLGIPPNPEDRSPSPEPIYNSEGKRLNTREFRTRKKLEEERHNLITEMVALNPDFKPPADYKPPATRVSDKVMIPQDEYPEINFVGLLIGPRGNTLKNIEKECNAKIMIRGKGSVKEGKVGRKDGQMLPGEDEPLHALVTANTMENVKKAVEQIRNILKQGIETPEDQNDLRKMQLRELARLNGTLREDDNRILRPWQSSETRSITNTTVCTKCGGAGHIASDCKFQRPGDPQSAQDKARMDKEYLSLMAELGEAPVPASVGSTSGPATTPLASAPRPAAPANNPPPPSLMSTTQSRPPWMNSGPSESRPYHGMHGGGPGGPGGGPHSFPHPLPSLTGGHGGHPMQHNPNGPPPPWMQPPPPPMNQGPHPPGHHGPPPMGKSVPGKYACGLWGLSPASRKRYDAAATYGHDAATAAASQWAAPTPSLWSSSPMATAAAAASATPSAQQQYGFQYPLAMAAKIPPRGGDGPSHESEDFPRPLVTLPGRQPQQRPWWTGWFGKAA is encoded by the exons ATGGCGACCGGAGCGAACGCCACGCCGTTGG ACTTCCCAAGTAAGAAGCGGAAGAGGAGCCGCTGGAACCAAGACACAATGGAACAGAAGACAGTGATTCCGGGAATGCCTACAGTTATTCCCCCTGGACTTACTCGAGAACAAGAAAGAGCTTATATAG TGCAACTGCAGATAGAAGACCTGACTCGTAAACTGCGCACAGGAGACCTGGGCATCCCCCCTAACCCTGAGGACAG GTCCCCTTCCCCTGAGCCCATCTACAATAGCGAGGGGAAGCGGCTTAACACCCGAGAGTTCCGCACCCGCAAAAAGCTGGAAGAGGAGCGGCACAACCTCATCACAGAGATGGTTGCACTCAATCCAGATTTCAAGCCACCTGCAGATTACAA ACCTCCAGCAACACGTGTGAGCGATAAAGTCATGATTCCACAAGATGAGTACCCAGAAATCAACTTTGTGGGGCTGCTAATCGGGCCCAG AGGGAACACCCTGAAGAACATAGAGAAGGAGTGCAATGCCAAGATTATGATCCGGGGGAAAGGGTCTGTGAAAGAAGGGAAGGTTGGGCGCAAAGATGGCCAGATGTTGCCGGGAGAAGATGAACCACTTCATGCCCTGGTCACCGCCAACACAATGGAGAACGTCAAAAAGGCAGTGGAACAG ATAAGAAACATCCTGAAGCAGGGTATCGAGACCCCAGAGGACCAGAATGATCTACGGAAGATGCAGCTTCGGGAGTTGGCTCGCTTGAATGGGACCCTTCGGGAAGACGACAACAG GATCTTAAGACCCTGGCAGAGCTCAGAGACCCGCAGCATTACCAACACCACAGTGTGTACCAAgtgtggaggggctggccacATTGCTTCAGACTGCAAATTCCAAAG GCCTGGTGATCCCCAGTCAGCTCAGGATAAAGcacgaatggataaagaatatttGTCCCTCATGGCTGAACTGGGTGAAGCACCTGTCCCAGCATCTGTGGGCTCTACCTCtgggcctgccaccacacccttgGCCAGTGCACCTCGTCCTGCTGCTCCCGCCAACAACCCACCTCCACCG TCTCTCATGTCTACCACCCAGAGTCGCCCACCCTGGATGAATTCTGGCCCTTCGGAGAGTCGGCCCTACCATGGCATGCATGGAGGTGGTCCTGGTGGGCCCGGAGGTGGCCCCCACAGCTTCCCACACCCATTACCCAGCCTGACAGGTGGGCATGGTGGACATCCCATGCAGCACAACCCCAATGGACCCCCACCCCCTTGGatgcagccaccaccaccaccgatGAACCAGGGCCCCCACCCTCCTGGGCACCATGGCCCTCCTCCAATGGGTAA ATCAGTACCTGGGAAGTACGCCTGTGGGCTCTGGGGTCTATCGCCTGCATCAAGGAAAAG GTATGATGCCGCCGCCACCTATGGGCATGatgccgccaccgccgccgcctcCCAGTGGgcagcccccaccccctccctctgGTCCTCTTCCCCCAtggcaacagcagcagcagcagcctccgCCACCCCCTCCGCCCAGCAGCAGTATGGCTTCCAGTACCCCCTTGCCATGGCAGCAAA GATCCCTCCCCGCGGCGGCGATGGCCCGAGCCATGAGAGTGAGGACTTTCCGCGCCCATTGGTGACCCTTCCAGGCAGACAGCCTCAGCAACGCCCCTGGTGGACAGGATGGTTCGGCAAAGCAGCCTGA
- the LOC105469532 gene encoding splicing factor 1 isoform X5: MATGANATPLDFPSKKRKRSRWNQDTMEQKTVIPGMPTVIPPGLTREQERAYIVQLQIEDLTRKLRTGDLGIPPNPEDRSPSPEPIYNSEGKRLNTREFRTRKKLEEERHNLITEMVALNPDFKPPADYKPPATRVSDKVMIPQDEYPEINFVGLLIGPRGNTLKNIEKECNAKIMIRGKGSVKEGKVGRKDGQMLPGEDEPLHALVTANTMENVKKAVEQIRNILKQGIETPEDQNDLRKMQLRELARLNGTLREDDNRILRPWQSSETRSITNTTVCTKCGGAGHIASDCKFQRPGDPQSAQDKARMDKEYLSLMAELGEAPVPASVGSTSGPATTPLASAPRPAAPANNPPPPSLMSTTQSRPPWMNSGPSESRPYHGMHGGGPGGPGGGPHSFPHPLPSLTGGHGGHPMQHNPNGPPPPWMQPPPPPMNQGPHPPGHHGPPPMDQYLGSTPVGSGVYRLHQGKGMMPPPPMGMMPPPPPPPSGQPPPPPSGPLPPWQQQQQQPPPPPPPSSSMASSTPLPWQQNTTTTTTSAGTGSIPPWQQQQAAAAASPGAPQMQGNPTMVPLPPGVQPPLPPGAPPPPPPPPPGSAGMMYAPPPPPPPPMDPSNFVTMMGMGVAGMPPFGMPPAPPPPPPQN, encoded by the exons ATGGCGACCGGAGCGAACGCCACGCCGTTGG ACTTCCCAAGTAAGAAGCGGAAGAGGAGCCGCTGGAACCAAGACACAATGGAACAGAAGACAGTGATTCCGGGAATGCCTACAGTTATTCCCCCTGGACTTACTCGAGAACAAGAAAGAGCTTATATAG TGCAACTGCAGATAGAAGACCTGACTCGTAAACTGCGCACAGGAGACCTGGGCATCCCCCCTAACCCTGAGGACAG GTCCCCTTCCCCTGAGCCCATCTACAATAGCGAGGGGAAGCGGCTTAACACCCGAGAGTTCCGCACCCGCAAAAAGCTGGAAGAGGAGCGGCACAACCTCATCACAGAGATGGTTGCACTCAATCCAGATTTCAAGCCACCTGCAGATTACAA ACCTCCAGCAACACGTGTGAGCGATAAAGTCATGATTCCACAAGATGAGTACCCAGAAATCAACTTTGTGGGGCTGCTAATCGGGCCCAG AGGGAACACCCTGAAGAACATAGAGAAGGAGTGCAATGCCAAGATTATGATCCGGGGGAAAGGGTCTGTGAAAGAAGGGAAGGTTGGGCGCAAAGATGGCCAGATGTTGCCGGGAGAAGATGAACCACTTCATGCCCTGGTCACCGCCAACACAATGGAGAACGTCAAAAAGGCAGTGGAACAG ATAAGAAACATCCTGAAGCAGGGTATCGAGACCCCAGAGGACCAGAATGATCTACGGAAGATGCAGCTTCGGGAGTTGGCTCGCTTGAATGGGACCCTTCGGGAAGACGACAACAG GATCTTAAGACCCTGGCAGAGCTCAGAGACCCGCAGCATTACCAACACCACAGTGTGTACCAAgtgtggaggggctggccacATTGCTTCAGACTGCAAATTCCAAAG GCCTGGTGATCCCCAGTCAGCTCAGGATAAAGcacgaatggataaagaatatttGTCCCTCATGGCTGAACTGGGTGAAGCACCTGTCCCAGCATCTGTGGGCTCTACCTCtgggcctgccaccacacccttgGCCAGTGCACCTCGTCCTGCTGCTCCCGCCAACAACCCACCTCCACCG TCTCTCATGTCTACCACCCAGAGTCGCCCACCCTGGATGAATTCTGGCCCTTCGGAGAGTCGGCCCTACCATGGCATGCATGGAGGTGGTCCTGGTGGGCCCGGAGGTGGCCCCCACAGCTTCCCACACCCATTACCCAGCCTGACAGGTGGGCATGGTGGACATCCCATGCAGCACAACCCCAATGGACCCCCACCCCCTTGGatgcagccaccaccaccaccgatGAACCAGGGCCCCCACCCTCCTGGGCACCATGGCCCTCCTCCAATGG ATCAGTACCTGGGAAGTACGCCTGTGGGCTCTGGGGTCTATCGCCTGCATCAAGGAAAAG GTATGATGCCGCCGCCACCTATGGGCATGatgccgccaccgccgccgcctcCCAGTGGgcagcccccaccccctccctctgGTCCTCTTCCCCCAtggcaacagcagcagcagcagcctccgCCACCCCCTCCGCCCAGCAGCAGTATGGCTTCCAGTACCCCCTTGCCATGGCAGCAAA ATACGACGACTACCACCACGAGCGCTGGCACAGGGTCCATCCCGCCATGGCAACAGCAGCAGGCGGCTGCCGCAGCTTCTCCAGGAGCCCCTCAGATGCAAGGCAACCCCACTATGGTGCCCCTGCCCCCCGGGGTCCAGCCGCCTCTGCCGCCTGGGGCCCCTCCCCCTCCGCCGCCTCCACCGCCTGGTTCCGCCGGCATGATGTATGCCCCGCCccctcctcctccgcctcccatggACCCTTCTAACTTTGTCACCATGATGGGCATGGGGGTGGCGGGCATGCCGCCCTTCGGGATGCCTCCAGCTCCCCCACCGCCTCCACCACAGAACTAG
- the LOC105469532 gene encoding splicing factor 1 isoform X13: MATGANATPLDFPSKKRKRSRWNQDTMEQKTVIPGMPTVIPPGLTREQERAYIVQLQIEDLTRKLRTGDLGIPPNPEDRSPSPEPIYNSEGKRLNTREFRTRKKLEEERHNLITEMVALNPDFKPPADYKPPATRVSDKVMIPQDEYPEINFVGLLIGPRGNTLKNIEKECNAKIMIRGKGSVKEGKVGRKDGQMLPGEDEPLHALVTANTMENVKKAVEQIRNILKQGIETPEDQNDLRKMQLRELARLNGTLREDDNRILRPWQSSETRSITNTTVCTKCGGAGHIASDCKFQRPGDPQSAQDKARMDKEYLSLMAELGEAPVPASVGSTSGPATTPLASAPRPAAPANNPPPPSLMSTTQSRPPWMNSGPSESRPYHGMHGGGPGGPGGGPHSFPHPLPSLTGGHGGHPMQHNPNGPPPPWMQPPPPPMNQGPHPPGHHGPPPMDQYLGSTPVGSGVYRLHQGKGMMPPPPMGMMPPPPPPPSGQPPPPPSGPLPPWQQQQQQPPPPPPPSSSMASSTPLPWQQNTTTTTTSAGTGSIPPWQQQQAAAAASPGAPQMQGNPTMVPLPPGVQPPLPPGAPPPPPPPPPALLAPRSIECLLCLLSLLTQLPLPLPKPGRQDPSPRRRWPEP; this comes from the exons ATGGCGACCGGAGCGAACGCCACGCCGTTGG ACTTCCCAAGTAAGAAGCGGAAGAGGAGCCGCTGGAACCAAGACACAATGGAACAGAAGACAGTGATTCCGGGAATGCCTACAGTTATTCCCCCTGGACTTACTCGAGAACAAGAAAGAGCTTATATAG TGCAACTGCAGATAGAAGACCTGACTCGTAAACTGCGCACAGGAGACCTGGGCATCCCCCCTAACCCTGAGGACAG GTCCCCTTCCCCTGAGCCCATCTACAATAGCGAGGGGAAGCGGCTTAACACCCGAGAGTTCCGCACCCGCAAAAAGCTGGAAGAGGAGCGGCACAACCTCATCACAGAGATGGTTGCACTCAATCCAGATTTCAAGCCACCTGCAGATTACAA ACCTCCAGCAACACGTGTGAGCGATAAAGTCATGATTCCACAAGATGAGTACCCAGAAATCAACTTTGTGGGGCTGCTAATCGGGCCCAG AGGGAACACCCTGAAGAACATAGAGAAGGAGTGCAATGCCAAGATTATGATCCGGGGGAAAGGGTCTGTGAAAGAAGGGAAGGTTGGGCGCAAAGATGGCCAGATGTTGCCGGGAGAAGATGAACCACTTCATGCCCTGGTCACCGCCAACACAATGGAGAACGTCAAAAAGGCAGTGGAACAG ATAAGAAACATCCTGAAGCAGGGTATCGAGACCCCAGAGGACCAGAATGATCTACGGAAGATGCAGCTTCGGGAGTTGGCTCGCTTGAATGGGACCCTTCGGGAAGACGACAACAG GATCTTAAGACCCTGGCAGAGCTCAGAGACCCGCAGCATTACCAACACCACAGTGTGTACCAAgtgtggaggggctggccacATTGCTTCAGACTGCAAATTCCAAAG GCCTGGTGATCCCCAGTCAGCTCAGGATAAAGcacgaatggataaagaatatttGTCCCTCATGGCTGAACTGGGTGAAGCACCTGTCCCAGCATCTGTGGGCTCTACCTCtgggcctgccaccacacccttgGCCAGTGCACCTCGTCCTGCTGCTCCCGCCAACAACCCACCTCCACCG TCTCTCATGTCTACCACCCAGAGTCGCCCACCCTGGATGAATTCTGGCCCTTCGGAGAGTCGGCCCTACCATGGCATGCATGGAGGTGGTCCTGGTGGGCCCGGAGGTGGCCCCCACAGCTTCCCACACCCATTACCCAGCCTGACAGGTGGGCATGGTGGACATCCCATGCAGCACAACCCCAATGGACCCCCACCCCCTTGGatgcagccaccaccaccaccgatGAACCAGGGCCCCCACCCTCCTGGGCACCATGGCCCTCCTCCAATGG ATCAGTACCTGGGAAGTACGCCTGTGGGCTCTGGGGTCTATCGCCTGCATCAAGGAAAAG GTATGATGCCGCCGCCACCTATGGGCATGatgccgccaccgccgccgcctcCCAGTGGgcagcccccaccccctccctctgGTCCTCTTCCCCCAtggcaacagcagcagcagcagcctccgCCACCCCCTCCGCCCAGCAGCAGTATGGCTTCCAGTACCCCCTTGCCATGGCAGCAAA ATACGACGACTACCACCACGAGCGCTGGCACAGGGTCCATCCCGCCATGGCAACAGCAGCAGGCGGCTGCCGCAGCTTCTCCAGGAGCCCCTCAGATGCAAGGCAACCCCACTATGGTGCCCCTGCCCCCCGGGGTCCAGCCGCCTCTGCCGCCTGGGGCCCCTCCCCCTCCGCCGCCTCCACCGCCTG CTCTCCTGGCGCCCCGTAGCATCGAGtgtcttctttgtcttctttctctcctcaccCAACTCCCTTTGCCTCTCCCCAAACCGGGCCGCCAGGATCCCTCCCCGCGGCGGCGATGGCCCGAGCCATGA